From the Asterias amurensis chromosome 1, ASM3211899v1 genome, the window TATCGAAGAACCAAATACCATGCCTGAATTAGGCGGTGAGATCAATTAAGAAGTCCTGCTGGAAGTCCTGCCGAAGAAAGATGACCATCCCAAAGCGATAAATCAGTCCAGTAGACAGttctgtacattttttttttaaacaaatacctGCATTGGAAACAATAACTTGGTTTATTTTGAAGCATAGTTTCATATAGACATTCACACTTTGAATGCCCCCACAACATCTCAAATCTTTGCCTGtaggccagaagtcttttaatgaAGTAAGAATGAGGAAAAGAGGAGAGACTTGTAAGGTATATGAAGTAATAATGAGGAAAAAAAGAGGAGAGACTTTTAAGACATTATTTTGCCTGAAGTTTGAAAAAGCTTGTAggtaattatttgttaatttgatTTTTCAATATACACTTATAGGATCTTAATGGGTCTGAAGTCTAAAACTTGTGGACACCATTTTAGAAGGTGGCTTGGTATTTCTTTAGTTGATTGTATGTGCTTGTATTATAAACTGATAGATTAAGGTGTTTCAAGTAGTGTTAACGGCACTGAAATAACCCATttttaatttgtcatttttcTCTCAGCGAAAGGTGAGTTCCATAAAGTAGGTGGTTAGTAGGGGTAGAGAGACAGGGGCGTGGGATGGAACTCAGACACCTGAGACTTACTTTACTGATGTTATAATCCATGTTGTGGAATTCCTCATTGCAGAGAGTTACCAAGCCGGCCAATCTTGTCCCTTTTTATCGAGAACTTTAATCCTTTCTCCATTTATTACCCGATGTCAGACAAATGTGTATCCCTCTGCAAGAAGACGAAAAATGCGACCTTTTGAGGGTTTCACCGGAAAAGCAATCGTAGTAGTACCCACAGATGAGGAATTTCAGAAGCGAATTGAAAAACGCACAAAGGAGGAAGGCAAGGACGTGCCCGAACATGCAGTGTTGGAAATGAAAGGTAGGATCAACATCGCAGACTCCACACAACCAGTGAGACAATCTCATAGCTATAGGTACCAGCTTCAGGGAATCGCCCTCTAGGGGTATAGTTGTAGGGCTTGCGCACCGAAACATGCACCACTATTTGTTCTAATGCTGGTCGATTTTTATCACTCTTTTAACCAGCCAATTTTGAGCTGCCAGAAGGCGGTCAACTCTTTGAAGAGGCCATCTTTGTGGAGCTGAACAAAGAGGAGTCCAAGCCCCTGGTAGAAAAGTACAACAAGGAGGGACGTGATGCCGTTGGATCAGCTCCAAAGCGATTCCGAGATGACCGTGACCGTCGTAGTGGTAGCGGTGGTGGGTACAACCGTGGAGGGGGAGGCTTCAACCGTGGTGGCGGCTTCCACCGTGGTGGCAGCGGAGGTGGTTTTGGCGGAGGCTACAAtcgtggtggtggtggtggtggtggttacAATCGAGGTGGTTATGATCGAGGAAATGACCGTGGTGGCAACCGAGGTGGATACAGGGATCAGAGACAAAACCGTGGAGGTCAGTAGCAGCTAATTTACTCTTTTATAACTTttcccaaatttttttttagggaatGGCATGTCACCATTCAAATTTCGAAATTTGTTGCAGGTGTCATTTTATTCTAATTGTAgttgaatttgttgaaaattttcctcAAAAGGAGTGGTGTGTAACCATTCAAAATTACAAATTGGGAAATGTGGTATTCATATCGCTTTTATTGATGCAGGTGTGATGTTATTCTAATGGCTGTTTGATTTGTCGAAAATGTCAATGAAATTGATGAATGATTAATCAGTGATACAAATCTTGTTTTCTACTAACACAGGTTATggtggaggaggaggaggatacGGCAGTGGAGGTTACGGTGGTGGCAGTAGCGGTGGAGGCTACCGTGGAGGTTATGGAGGCAGCAGTGGCGGTGGTGGCTACAGAGACAACAGAAGCTCTGGTCATAGCGGCAGTCACAGTGGTGGTGGCAGTAGCTACGGCGGCAGCAGGGGTAGCAGCGGCAGCAGTTATGGCAACCGAGATTCAAGCAGCTACGGCAACCGTGGTGGAAGTAGTTACGGAAGCGGAGGTGGTGGTGGTGGCAACTATGGCAGTAGCTACAACAGACGAGACCAGGGATCCTCTGGATCTTCATATAACAGACAGGTAGGACAGTCTTGCCAATGGGAgtctttggaacgctaggtggtagcagacttacctggggtggatttcacaaagagttatgactagtcttatctagagGTTGGACATGCtactcgtccaaacttaggactagccttaagtttttaataattaaaaagagTCCTCGGACTTGGCTAAATTAGAAGAAACTGACCCCAGGTAAATTCCCATGTTTATGTAGTGAGCACGCACACATTACAAAAAACCCAATGTACTTGCCTGGTAAGCCTGCTGCCACCACCTAGTATCCCCAAAAGTCTCTAAGTCTTGTCTGTACTCTACagggtgtttgtttgtaatttccCATTTGCAAAATGTAACTATATCTCCTGGTAATGCATTGTGTATTTACACCTTGGTTGTTGAGTTACAGTCGCAGTCCAAAAAAAGAGTTGTGCTTGGGCCTTCTTGGATGAACTGGTACAAAGTTTACTTTGTTATGCATAGACATGTGTTTCTTTGTATTGTATGTCTCTGCTGTATGTATGTGCATAGTTATGTGGTAATCAGTGCCATACAATTTGGCACAgctcatttgtttttctttctcattTAGTACCATATTGAGTGAACTGAAGAACACTGTACAATGTTGTGTGTTATGGGAAGTTTCCTCTTATCATGCCCAAAAAAAAGTTGCAAGTCTGGTAACTTTTTATCATTATATTGTTTTCAGGGGAGTTATGGTAGTTCTGGTGGCTACAGTAGTCAGGGACAAGGCAGTGGTTATGGAAGCAACACTGGGGCGAGCAGCTACAACAGTGGTAGTGGAGCAAGCAGCACCACTGGTGGAAGCTATGGTAGCGGCTCTGGTACCTCTGGCTATGGCTCCAGCGCCAACACTGGCTATGGCTCCAGCCCCAACACAGGTGGTACCAGTCAGGTGGCACCCACAACCGGTCAACAGGGATACACCAACCAGCAGTATCAACAATATGCACAGCAGTATCAGCAGTACCAACAATACTACCAGAATAACCCTCAGTACGCCCAGCAGTACGCCCAGTATGCCCAGCAGTATGGTAACTACGGAGGATACGGTCAGGGCTCGGGAGCCAGTGGTGGTACCTCTCAGTAGAAGCCATTTTGGTCAAAGCAAACCTTTCCAACCAGTCTGCTTTTACTGGCGTCCTCTTTTTTATACTTGATAAAGAAATTCTTTCTTGGGAATGTGATTTAAGGCTACTATTTTAACGATGGGTTTACGGTGGAATAGTGGTACAAAAATCAAAgtgatatttttcattttagaaatttgtaaatattttagaCATTAAATCCTGAATCTTGTTCTGCATTACTCTTTAATGGTAATGCCTTGTTTTAGATGAGCGTTGTGAATAGAGTATGAAACTTTGAACCAAGGATACTTCCAATAGTGTGTTCTTCACCATCTGTGTTAAAACCATGAGGGGAAAAAACGAaataaatgaagacaaaaaaTGTATTACTCCGTTTCTGAAACGAGTAAAAATTAATGATTTGTTAAACCATATTCATATCAAATGTAGTTAGGGCAGTTAATTTGCTTTTTGCTTTTAAATAGTTTAGCAAAAGTTTAAAATGGCGTGTTAGAAATCAAGGAAAGATTCTTTTGATATGGTTGTtttctacaattttttttttttttattataatttttttttgctttttgtttatTATAGTTTATTTAAGAGTGAAATTCTGTCATTCCAATTTTGTATCGATTTGTTCTGAAGGTTTTATTGTAACAGTGCCATTGTATTTGGTGTACTTTGTAGTAGCAGTCAGTTAGAAGGTGCCCACACGCCCATGTTTTCATCCAAATTATAACCCTAAACCCACAAATTGAGTAGGGTAATAATGTCTTCTCATATATCTTCATTGGAGATGagattaatttttgttatcTACTGTACATGCCATACTGTTTGTAAAGTTGTTGGTCATCCCTTCCCCAGGCATTGTTGCTTCAATCCCAACCAAAATGGGCTTTTGAAACTAAACATACCCTCCAAGTCCTTCAAGCAATATTGTTACCTCAAGCTGGAGCGAAGGACCATGCAATGAGAACTAACATGGAATGGGGGCCGTTTCCATGATATTTGGTTGATTGTCGTTGCCGAGTTCTGCTTTTTTCTAGACCTTAAAAAAAGAGATATTATGTGGTTGGGGGATGATCCATTATTTCCTGTGATTGTGTAGGTGAACCAACAGTTAACGCTAGTATGTTGTTAGACATGCATGATATCAGTATGTTTACATATTACAGTGTTCTCTATTGAAATATTTTGCCTGTAAATTAATTCATTGTACATGCACCATGAAGTTAATGTTAAGATGAGTGGGAGACGCGGCCTATTATGATAGATGACTGTTCCAAAGATACCTCTTTTGCTAGAATCATTGATGAAAATGTTTTATGTGGTAGTTTTTTTCTTCGGTTTTTACCTAGATTTTCAAAAGTGATCGAGAGAGTCGtcttgttaaaataaaatattgatgtttactttttaaatgaatcaatcttttaaaaattatatGCAAGGAAAAAAGTGATGCAGGTGTTTTTTGTAATGATACttgaaaaatgaatgaatgattgaAGATATTTGTTTAGGcttttttcttcatttcatgtttttgtcaaaacaGGATTTTAGTTTTAGATCCATTTATGAGGTATGTGAAAAAGCACGGATTATTTTGGGGGGTATAAGCTTTTGTTCCTCATTTCATGTTTTTGCCAAAACAGGATTTCAGTTCATAAATCCCATGTATGAATAGCACCGATAatctgttttgggggttttaatcaaaataaagcTGCTGTAATTTGCCAATGCTTGCTTCGTTCTCGCAGAGTCGTCCAAACGGACTGGTTTTAATTATCTATTTTGGTTCTatattttcatttgtcattaagCACATTTACACAATCATAGAACTCAGGGACCCTAGTTCTGTTATTCTTACTTTTGTAtagtgaagaagaaaaaaactggaGAATTCTGGTGATCCTGGTGAAGAAGTGTTGATTCTTTCAAATTAAATACTGGAACTTTTTTAACTGATGAGATTAGAGATTCTTGagatggattaaaaaacaaaaactgtggaGATTTATTCGCATCCTTGACATCAGATTTGCGTCTtgtaacaatttattttgtcaaaGTCTTTGTTTCTTATTAAAAACAGATTATGCAAATATGCATTGTCGGCAAATCATAAATGGCTTCTTCAAAGTGGTGCTCCAGTcgcaacaaaatgtaaactcaatgtaattttggctggtaacttgtttttgttagcaagtttttctgctttctttttgaaattgtGCTTTTTTGTGAACTTGTGACCTGGTAACACATGTTTATTTTTACTGGCAACCATTGCAATGTATGGAAAGCACAAGAGGTTTTTTCCTTGACAATATCTTGTGATGTTTAAgtaaattttatgcaaattgaaAGGCAGTACTGTGTAATTGTCTGggactggttgcctgtaaattgcctagTGTGACATGGCCCTGTATGCCCCCAACCTACATTTTTATTCAGCATTTTTTTTCCTGCTTGAACACATGCATATGATTTGTCTGGTCTTTTCCTGATTTCATGATGTTTCTCTAATCACCATTCACCATTAAATTGTCTGTGAAAAGACAAACTAGCCACCAAAGAGTCAAAAAGATGGTCCttcaaaatgatgcttaccaaAGCAAGGTAACAAGCCAGAATACCATTGAACATGCACCATCTGTGACAAGTATCCCTGCTAATTATTACTTTTCTAAAGAATATTTTTAAGCACAATTTGCTGCTTAGGTAGCAAATAGATGTAGTGTTATTGAAATGTTCTGCTAAAAAGCTCTATGTAAGGGTCCAGACCTTCAGACAATGAAACACTCTGTCCATTCGGAGACCTTCGTTTCCACATCAAGAGGATTCTTTCTTCAAATTGGTACAATCTCATCCCTTGAACAGCATTGTGAAGTTGAGCTGGTTTTTATAAGCTGTAGTAGCTCTATGGACTAGTGGTGTTTGTCTCATGTTAACTGCAGACATTTCGAACGAACTGCAGAATGATCCCATTGCCTTATGGAACCAAACATCCATACAACATGTTGGTATGAATAATATTAGCCTAcatttaaaatataatgattattttttgctataatacataaattaaatttcaaatttacagCAGGGATAGCAAACCGAACAATAATTATAGAGATAATTGACTGCTCCCACCTTTGTCACCAAAAGCTATAGAAACAAccctgttaaaaaaatacacctAACATTTTTCAAATCGAGAGCTAGAAAAAGTGATGAAAACTTTTTAGTCTTTGTACGAACACGGGTTGGGAGTCACAGACCACAATGCACTGACTGATGAAACGGGTATCTTCGTTTCTATGGGCGGGCCTATCTCCAAACCTTGCTCTAGCTGTTTTCAGTCCGGGTATTGTAGGCCCAGCCACATTGGTATCGGTCTGTTTGGATTCTGCATGACTTGGTTCCATTGGTCCAGCTCTTCACATGTTGCAGACCAGCCAAGCTCACACTGAAAGAAATATCATGTTCATAGACAATTAGTTTGAGGTTTTTATGATGACTACAAAACCAAGTCCTAAAATTTTAATATCTTTCGTTTTTGCCCCTAACTACGGAAGCGTAAATAGGACATACCGGGAAAAAAAATCGGGCtccactatttcgcccgggcgtattactatttcgcccgggcggattactatttcgagTTGTTTACCACCGGGCTCTTTGCATGGTGTCTTTGCAAACCCAACTAGTCTGTATTACCACAATTAAAGATTTCAAATCTTACTAACCTTGCCAACAACATGTCCCCCTTTGACCATGTCGACGTGGAGCACTGTAACAACGAACAGAATGTCTTGTAGTTTGGTGTTGGCTTCCGGTACGGTGAACACGATTTGATTGTTCCACACGGGGTTGTGGGCCTCCCTAACTACCCTGGATTTCTGTTTCTCCAGCCGCTTCCGGGAACACAGCATCTCAACTTTGGCAACAGAATCTGTGATGAAAACATGAAATAGTGTAGCAAGACATAGTGGAACTGAAATTAAAAAAGTGCAACGATGAGCTAATGTAGGACGGTCAGACCGTATCTCTGATGAGCGAAGAGTTCATCGGGAAAGCAAGTAAAAACCGGCACTTTACTCGGAGGAAAAACTGAATTTTAGAAGTTAACCATTAATAGGCCTCCCCCTTCATTTGCATGTCTCCGTTAATTTGTGGCAAATCTGAAAGCGATTAATTTTAAAGTTGAGTTGAGTGTTTCCCGAGATGGCGTCGGCTGAAGACAACCTCTCGCTCAACTACTAGGCCTATACTAAAGATAAGTTCAGAGGGAAATACACAAACACATCTTAAGAATGGTTGAGAAAGATGATGCCATGTCTGTTGATTGGTGTCATTTTGGCTAAGAATTTTGACTTTCATGTCTTTGTTATCCCGAAATGTCGTAGATGGGGTTTTACAACATTCCGTAATTATCGTGTCCGAACTTGTGACTAGCGGCTATGGCTGGATATGGCTGGATCGCAGCATCACCATGCATAAAAATACAGAAAGTCCTTATCAACAGCCGTAGCCGGGAATTCGGATGTGGAATTTAGAATAGATTGactgcacatgacgtcattgaccgccatctttgatgtaaaataaTAGGAAAAGTATACGCGCTGTCAGCCAATGATAACCTTTCACGCGTGCATGTTTCCAATATGGCGGCCAAATAGGGGTCTATATACTTACGTATACTTCCAAAGAGCGTGCTACGAGGGAGGTCTCTGGCTTCTATAATGAGGAATACGATGCGTCGAAGCTGTGGCTGGTAACATAGGGACACGTGGATATCTCCAAGGTCAGACTTTATAAATGGGTAGAAACAATTTCAAGATGTagaagttttaaaatgttaatcaTGTCTGATCTTTAGTTTGGGTATCCATTATGACCATGGTTATTTCTGATCGCTTGGCTATGAGTGGGAATAGGCCTATCCATTTGTGTAGCAGAGAATTTTGAAGAAGTCGGGGATGGAATTTCACACTGTTGACCGGAAACGTCTTCTGTTTTTAGATTGCATAATAATATCTCACTCTGCAAtatctttaatttaaaaaaaggtaactttgaaatgttgagtttgagtctaGAAGGTATCGAACTCTATTGAGTGTCTaaagtataggcctacttaCCCGTAaacaaatgagataaatcttctctttgGGCATGTTTaaagaaagtaaacaaatcaTTTACACGAAATTTCTATgtagaaattacttctttctattACTTAACTAGCTGGAAAACTTCCCCAACTTACACATTGCCTCTCACTGGAGAAGAAGTTAAGCGTAATCTCCTGAGAGTTCTCGAGATTTATCTGGCCGAGTACTACGTCACAAACTCCGATAATTTGTATTCTGTCTAGTTTGTTCTCCCGGTAGCATAGGTGTAGACGCATAGTCAGCTGCCATGCTGCTGACTTGGACACGCCCAGGATGGAAAACTCATTGCACCATGTCACATTCTGTATATTATTTAGTGGATAAAGATCGAAAAAAAAGCATCATTTTTTATTATCGCAAAATGATGAAATTTTCTTCACGTGAATCCATGTTTTCAATcggtttgagctcaatcggtcgtcgaatttgcgagataatcatgaaagaaaaaaacacccttgtcacacgaagttgtgtgctttctgatgcttgatttcgagacctaaaattctaaacttgaagtctcgaaatcaaattagtggaaaattacttctttcttaaaactatgtcacttcagagggagctgtttctcacaatgttttataccatccatctctccccattactcgtaatcaagaaaggttttatgatgataaatattttgagtaattaccaatagtgtccactgcccttaaaggaacacgttgccttggatcggacgagttggtctattaaaagcgtttgaaaccgtttgttatgaaatgcatatggttagaaagatgttttaaaagtagaatataatgatccacacaagtaccactcgaaattgcgtggttttccttttacgtcgcaaactatcacggtcggccatttatgggagtcaaaattttgactcccataacgggccgaccgtgttagtcgacagggtaaaaggaaaaccgtgcaatttcttggcatgtttgtgtggatcattgtattctacttttacaacatctttctacccatatgcattttataataaacggttaaaaacgcttgtcaaagaccaactcgaccgatccaaggcaacgtgttcctttaagtcaaggCTGCCAATTGAGCACAGAATAAAATGACATTTCATGACAGTTGCTGAAGCAAATAAGCTTCGATTACACATTGAATCGTCGTTGTATTGACATAAATATTGATAGATAAATGTGACAATTTCCAAAATAATTCTCGACTATTATTGTCGCGACTGCCATTCATTGTGTTCGTCCGtacaactaatatttttaaagtttttaaccACGAGGGATACTGACAGGgaacattttaaatgatttatggttgaacaaagaacaaattaCTGGAACGGGATTTGAACaaacgacctccggattgatgtgccggtgtcgcatgcaattatgtcctctatgcaatactatccggaggacattattgcatatgcaataatgtccaccggacggttttgcatatgcaatcgtgtccgcccggacgctgctgcatatgcagttgtgtccaaCCCCGTGCAAAAcggtccttgcagtaaattaaacgcctttggtcgacggaacacgttcgccattatTTACacgctaagtgcatgtcatgaatggcACGGGAAATGTTCGGAAGGCACTAAATAataaactccacagcggttcggcccatcggagaatacccgagcgagaatgaccttatgacgtcattttgcatatgcttgcatcttttagacatgaaaatattaacaaccaggttctagtggttagtccactcttatgtaacaactccccaaacccgctgctacaaatgtacttaaatatagaggtctgaagcagtactgatcttttagacatgaaaatattaacaaccaggtcctagtggttagtccactcttatgtaacaactccccaaacctgctgcaacaaatgtacttgaataaagaggtctgaagcagtgcttgcatcttttaaacatgaaaatataaacaaccaggtcctagtggttagtccactcttatgtaacaactccccaaacctgctgcgtgggggatcttcgcgaaccgtgccggaatgttccgagagcacacgaaaagttccgaaccgctgtagagattagtttttagtgccttccgaaatgttcggccgttgggtattcgctgcaatcataaaatacgtgaatattcagtgcatgcacgctcgcttacacGCGCACATAGCCTACAAGGTGTACAGTCAAGTatatgtccaccggacggtttttgcatagccccggacacgattgcatatgcaaaagtgtccagagcggacagtattgcatggcggacaaaattgcatctgacaccggcgctCCAACATTTAAACTTCAACAGGGTTGTTACTTTCGATAAACAGCAACAAAATGCAAGTGTTCCATTATTTTTCAccctaaagaagattttgggAGAAATGAACCACAAAAGTATGAGATTGTACCTCTGCAAGTGGGGCGTATTTAGTGGTGAATCGTTGCCCCATTGTGGGTAGGAAACCCCCTTTGATATACAGCACCGGGTTCAGACTCTTACTCAGCTTGACACCGGCTGGCAATTGCAGATCCTTTACCTGGGGATGAAGAAACATAATGGACATTATCTCAAGGTTTAACATTTCAGAAGTACACATAATTTTGAATGGATCTATTCCAGATACTgcgcgccttataaattttatgttattattattattattattataatcggCATCGTATACTTTCACATCTTCTTGAAACGAAAGACAATATAAGCTTAGCTCGCTCCGTGAATTTTTGCGAACCTTATTGGAAATGAAATCGAGTACTTTTTGTGGGTCCCGAAGTTTCAATTCCCGCGAGGCAGTTGCACAGACCAGCAGATCATGCAAAACCTACATTATTTCATATAGATTAAGCCCAATGTTACTTCAAAAAAACAGCGCAATTTTATACTCTATGGATAGTTTGGTACAGAGCACGGCTTCGGTTGTAGTTGTATCCATCAATCAGTGGCTTACCTTGTTGATTAACAATATCAACTTCTCTTCTGTCGAGTTGTGACGGATTCTGATGAACAACTTTCCGATTGGTTCAactaacaataaaaaaagtttgaagAGCGATAGGAGAAACCGGTTATACAAcatattataggcctattatgtGACAGATTATTATAACTAATGTTGTCATCATGCTGGCACAgttgcattaaaggcactggacactattggtaattactcaaaataattgttagcataacaacttacttggtaacaagccatggagagctgttgatagtataaaacattgtgagaaacggctccctctgaagtaacgtagtttttgagaaaagtaaaatatttgaattaatttcgatacctcacgcgtgaggtctcgaaatcaagcctgaaagcacacaactttgtgtgacattggtgttttttcttccattattatctcgcaacttcgacgaccaattgagttaaaaattgtacaggttcgttattttgtgcgtatgttgaaatacaccaagtgagaagactggtctttgacaattaccaaaggtgtccaatgtttTTAAGGCCGTACTCAGAATACAATAACGTTGTCATTGAAACCAACGGAATACTCGCAGTCAGACAGGGACTGAAATTCCAAGGGAAAACCCTTGCAGTCagagggactgaaaacccaatccacccccaaacgtgcccctggtggcattcgaaccggggtcataaggg encodes:
- the LOC139936401 gene encoding heterogeneous nuclear ribonucleoprotein U-like protein 1 isoform X1 codes for the protein MLDQSYLYDGLSSRFAGMGLNGASWSPSPAVMEEDDDIPETTCVLSKYISDLNVKVSKDGTTAQPLTMDGFAFLWGGVKGTHGAAKGKVGFEVKLEKHLEVNQLPADETKNVVRVGWSTDDTSLQLGEEAFSYGYGGTAKISVQCKFSDYGEKFEAGDVIASYLDFEGEKPTISYSKNGNDLGVAFTIDEDLEGKALFPHVLLKNTSIAVNFGQKEEPFFPVQEGFTLIGSVPVEDRVRGPLPPATKKDSEILIMVGLPGAGKTTWVEKYCKEHPEKKYYILGTDLIMDKMKVMGLPRKRNYSGRWDTLMDRATKCLNRFFDMASRKKRNFILDQTNVYPSARRRKMRPFEGFTGKAIVVVPTDEEFQKRIEKRTKEEGKDVPEHAVLEMKANFELPEGGQLFEEAIFVELNKEESKPLVEKYNKEGRDAVGSAPKRFRDDRDRRSGSGGGYNRGGGGFNRGGGFHRGGSGGGFGGGYNRGGGGGGGYNRGGYDRGNDRGGNRGGYRDQRQNRGGYGGGGGGYGSGGYGGGSSGGGYRGGYGGSSGGGGYRDNRSSGHSGSHSGGGSSYGGSRGSSGSSYGNRDSSSYGNRGGSSYGSGGGGGGNYGSSYNRRDQGSSGSSYNRQGSYGSSGGYSSQGQGSGYGSNTGASSYNSGSGASSTTGGSYGSGSGTSGYGSSANTGYGSSPNTGGTSQVAPTTGQQGYTNQQYQQYAQQYQQYQQYYQNNPQYAQQYAQYAQQYGNYGGYGQGSGASGGTSQ
- the LOC139936418 gene encoding uncharacterized protein isoform X2, with protein sequence MALSGGGLTVLVIIAIFFVTITLVLVYYKCRSKPPEYQLWNPLKETKEQTHKTASKHSHTSTTPLVSNKHSSNPTHLVIPFTSSTPKITTIHIPITSARYRSDSDSSSNSSSEEEGALEPIPGEGHGAGDGERDGLRGAGGAGDITSDGRDADGEDSAPCTPEINVESIGSRPRSNTGGPSGSKSATESDYEEAAYSVYQHEKDVLRSLSTNKQDKEIIVDNHLLQPTLETKKKRKRRVLSVPHITLPTRLQRKSEGASSSIYDHSLMKSRFGSADSILGLVEPIGKLFIRIRHNSTEEKLILLINKVKDLQLPAGVKLSKSLNPVLYIKGGFLPTMGQRFTTKYAPLAENVTWCNEFSILGVSKSAAWQLTMRLHLCYRENKLDRIQIIGVCDVVLGQINLENSQEITLNFFSSERQCSDLGDIHVSLCYQPQLRRIVFLIIEARDLPRSTLFGSIHSVAKVEMLCSRKRLEKQKSRVVREAHNPVWNNQIVFTVPEANTKLQDILFVVTVLHVDMVKGGHVVGKCELGWSATCEELDQWNQVMQNPNRPIPMWLGLQYPD
- the LOC139936401 gene encoding heterogeneous nuclear ribonucleoprotein U-like protein 1 isoform X2, which gives rise to MEEDDDIPETTCVLSKYISDLNVKVSKDGTTAQPLTMDGFAFLWGGVKGTHGAAKGKVGFEVKLEKHLEVNQLPADETKNVVRVGWSTDDTSLQLGEEAFSYGYGGTAKISVQCKFSDYGEKFEAGDVIASYLDFEGEKPTISYSKNGNDLGVAFTIDEDLEGKALFPHVLLKNTSIAVNFGQKEEPFFPVQEGFTLIGSVPVEDRVRGPLPPATKKDSEILIMVGLPGAGKTTWVEKYCKEHPEKKYYILGTDLIMDKMKVMGLPRKRNYSGRWDTLMDRATKCLNRFFDMASRKKRNFILDQTNVYPSARRRKMRPFEGFTGKAIVVVPTDEEFQKRIEKRTKEEGKDVPEHAVLEMKANFELPEGGQLFEEAIFVELNKEESKPLVEKYNKEGRDAVGSAPKRFRDDRDRRSGSGGGYNRGGGGFNRGGGFHRGGSGGGFGGGYNRGGGGGGGYNRGGYDRGNDRGGNRGGYRDQRQNRGGYGGGGGGYGSGGYGGGSSGGGYRGGYGGSSGGGGYRDNRSSGHSGSHSGGGSSYGGSRGSSGSSYGNRDSSSYGNRGGSSYGSGGGGGGNYGSSYNRRDQGSSGSSYNRQGSYGSSGGYSSQGQGSGYGSNTGASSYNSGSGASSTTGGSYGSGSGTSGYGSSANTGYGSSPNTGGTSQVAPTTGQQGYTNQQYQQYAQQYQQYQQYYQNNPQYAQQYAQYAQQYGNYGGYGQGSGASGGTSQ